From the genome of Medicago truncatula cultivar Jemalong A17 chromosome 2, MtrunA17r5.0-ANR, whole genome shotgun sequence:
CAAATCGCAGGATAAGAAGCTCTCCGTTATTTCAATGGTAGGTATGGGTGGGATAGGGAAGACCACCCTTGCCCAACATTTGCACAATTATCCTATGATAGTGGAAAGCTTCGATGTTAGTGCATGGGTAAATGTGTCTCAGGATTTTGATGTTTGTAGAATTGCAAGGGTGATTCTAGAATCAATCAATGGTTCAGTCATTCAAAGTACAGATCAGAGTATTCTTGAGAAAAAGTTGAAGGAACAACTCATCGGGAAGAAATTCTTCATTGTTTTGGATAATGTTTGGATCCAAGACCGAATGAAATGGAGAAGGTTTAAGACTCCGTTTACTTATGGGGCACAAGGAAGTAAAATCCTTGTCACTACACGCAGTGGAGAAGTCGCGTCGGTCACGGCATCAgatcaaattcatcaattacatcaTCTGGATGAAGAAGACTCCTGGACATTGTTTGCGAAACATGCCTTTCATGGCTTTGATGATTCTTATGCTGTCTCCTGGACGAAGAAGACTACCCTCCATGAGCAGATTGGTAAGATGGTGGCTGACAAATGCAAAGGATTACCTCTGGCCTTGATAGCCATCGGAGATCTCTTGAGCATAAACTGATCATTGCAGCAATGGGACAAGATATCGGAAAGCGATGCATGGGATTTAGTGGTTACAAGCATTGTGGTTACAAGGGCATTGTGGATTGGTGGTGGTATTAGAGATTGCGGTTAGGCATTAATTGGGACTATTGTGGTTACAAGCATTATGGTCAACCTATGAAATACATATATTCTTCAGGTTAGGCGTGTCTTGGGACTATTGTGGTTACATCGACACGACACCAACATATATAATTACatcgaattatataattttttaaattattaacggTGTCGGTGTATCGGCATTCGTGATCGTATCCATGCTTCATAATGATCagcaaagaaaaaattgaattttagtgTTTCTTCTCAAAGTGTGTGTAAAATGAATAAACATGTCAATTTtatctaaaattgaaattgaaagtttATTACCTTTACATCAATGAATGTCAATTTCGTTTGTCAACATTATTATCCAAGTCTAACCACCTGAAGATATGAAAGAGTCCAGAAGATGTTTGACAGGTTTTTCTATCTCAATATTTACTGGAAAAATTCGGGCTAAAATTATTAAGCCCAAACCCTACAttttattcgggctttcgggccggcccatacgggccggcccgttttgacagctctagttcTACTGATACgatgcaattttgtttttcttttcttttaaaaaaataaaataaaaaaggaacagTCCTGAGGATGAAAGCAAATGGGGGAGAAGACAGTGTGTGTAGATGGTGCAAAGTGTTATTGGGAGGGAGATCAATCCaaaggtataaaaaaaattggtccatcATGGACAAATTTTTTTAGTGGTTCATTTTATACGGAACcaaagaagaaaatacaaaaaatagatGAAGAATTGAGagatcaaataaatacttaataTTGTTCATATTTCTTATCTAATTTCAAAGTGGAAAACgatgtaatttataatttatccataaaataataaaatgttgcaaaattttatatgattatttacaaaaataaaataaaataaaataatttatttgatagaTGATAGATACATAATACataacctttcaaaaaaaaaaaaaaagatacataatACATAAGTGTAATATTAGTTAAAATTTACGATCACTCTATATTtccaatatatataatatttattttcatttaacatgGATGACTCAAAGAGTCATATTCAATATATGAAGAATAAATGAGATATTATTCTTTGCAAAATATATTGGTGGTTTAAACATGTAGTTTTGTTGGTGTTGTTATTTGTGATTGAAATACATGACTGaaaaattcaatgaataaaGAATGAGTACAAGAGTCGTGTTTAATTCACGAGAATGagagaaaatcaattttgtctattttatctaattttaaaaatagatttcttaaattcaaaatcaatgataaattaattgtgtttttatatttttcttttattaagtAAAGCGTGCATTCACCATGCATATGATTTGGtagatttttaaaatgattctcTTTGTCGGTTGATTCAAGTAAGTTTTGAATTAAttcagttggtaggaatattgcatattatatgcaggagtcggggttcgaatcccggacactccacttctccacaattaaattatgtgagctctagccactaggctacttgacaaaaaaaaaaaaaaaacttggtcaattttgagaaaaatagtTTGTAGTGTTGTTTGTTGTGACCTTTCTTAGATTTATTTGCATGCCAAATTGTTGAGTGTCTCTTTATTTTGGCTGGTTATACATGTAATCATGTTAATTCTATTATACATTATTgaatttgtctttttatttttatttttaacttgtgtttttgtaaattttcaacTTAAATCTTGATTATCTCGGCGTTTATAAgtttaataattttgaaatgaatTCCTAGGAAAATGAACATCTTATACTTAAATATCTCTCAATTAGGAAGTGTCCTTATTTTGGAACATTACCCAAGGAAGGATCGTCTGCTCCAAATTTACAAcactttaatattttcaaataggAGAATTCAATTTAAAATCACTTCCTAAATGCATGCATATCTTCTTTCCATCTCTTCATAACCTATCtatatttgctcaaaaaaaaaaaaaaaaaaaaaaacctatctATATTTGATTATCCACAACTGGAGTCGTTCTCGGATGGAGGTTTGCCAACAGCCTAAGAAACCTTTTTCTCGTGAAATGCTTTACCTTCTCCTCAACTCGCTGAATTGGTCTTTCCCAACTAATACATCTCTATATGACAAACATATTGAAGATTTTGATGTGGATTCTTCAAGTAGTGAAGAGCTTAAGAGGGAGTCTAGTGGTAATACTTTTAAGTTAAATATAGAAAGTTGTGGTCCAGGATTGCAACCAACATATGGTAGATACTATGTTTGTTTTGATGGTTGTAAGAAGGCCATAAACTTGTATAACCTTTATAGGATTGGATGGCTTCCACTTGAAGAATAAGTATGGGGAGATATTGTCACTGGCAGAGCCAGGAAATTTATGGAGTCCGGGCAAAAAATTTATCGTAAATTCACATATGACATAATATATCAATAGTcataaatcgaatttttttttttaagtttaattttaattaaaaaaatcgaaataaaagaggtttctcattttgtcaacaaaagtacaatatTTTATGAAACTTAAATAGGTTTCCATATAGGACTTTCAATGTCAAGGGATTATGATTACATTAAGGATTTCAAAAATGATTGGACATTTGAAAAATAGGATTTGTTGTGTTGGATTCTTGGATTGTGACCggtagtaatgagaatcaacatatgaagctcattatttgtgatgcaaaggttagatgagttagttaagatttgttgtAATTTCATTTATGATCTATCAATATtacttattagtgtacattttgatttatttatatttttttatttctttctcggATTTAGCGTGATcgagttcatgtaataactcGATATAGAGAATTGGAGCATTGGAAGGCTTTGATCGAGGAAAACAAGACTTATAATTTGTATAATTGTCATGTGTTTGATAATGACATTGCATTTAATCCTTTTAaggctgtttttttttttttttattctggtACAAAGGTGCAGAAGTATGACAAGTTAACCAACGTTCTTACTCATGAATTTCGCTTAGAGTCATTTAAGAAAATTCAAGatgaaaaattcaaaactgaCGTTTTATATGGTATAGTTACGTTTTATATGGTATAGTTAtgtactttaatttatttttgtgttttctccgattataatgttcttatatagatgtattattattattttttgagaaatcatcgggtttcttcatgagattgtcaagcCAACGCCAATTGGGACGGGAAAGAAATCGTGTACAAacattgtgttgaaagataaactgtattattttctaatttgtcaGCATCaaatgataggattttgtataagtttgataatgacctaaAAGATGTATTTCCTTATGCATGAGAATATCTGGGAGTGAtgtttaatttccatttgtttcaacaatgttaattggccaacggggtacatataatccacatgcatgcatttatctagaatttataggaagatagtaggaagataaattagaagtcatggtacattttctttagcttaaaatctatCATGCTAccttcattttataaattatatgtaactatattcgcatacatcttatccatgttaatatgcattagactaatattgcagttatttccctgtttagcatttcccaaacaaggtgtcaagaacaattctgaaagaaaAGCGCAAAACAAACattctcattgatgaccagacacagagaaagtataagtgtcgcctcattaccaccgaaagagcatgctatgaaaaatacttggatgggcagtggttcaatttctgcagagaacgtgtcatggaagaaggtggtaagctcatctttgatctcgaaaagtcaccgaagaacttgcacgttcgagttgttccaaaatagatctttgctgctgaactatttgaacttctactattttggcgtatcgctttggactgtaatcgtaaactatcttgtctttgggatgccatttgttcttttcattttatctgatgtaaatattggcaaaaatcccttttttgttagtctatgacacttgaaatctcttttataaacctaactattatataacgttaatctgcacattgttggttccttcgttggttccaattagtatcatgttaattataaagttgttttcctaatctcttgaacaaaatagaacatgcTCTTTTCCTACATCAAagctttataatgctttggtaaatgttcTAGAAATGTACATATAGCTGAGATTTGTGCAATATGCTTgcttgattttcacatttatgaaCGGCAAcaatttcttaagaaaaatgcaGATATTTcccttaatttgctcatttcttctttataacaaagtttttttaaaaatacaataaaagtgATTCATTTATAATATCCGAGTTTGTGCAATATTCATTAAATTGCTCATTTCTCCTTTGGAAcaaattttttacaagatatgttattcaacccgtgcgagcgggtttgtaactagttgaattgaaaaattgatGTCATTCACGAGTTTGTAACTAGCACATGATGTATTACTATATTTCTAAATATAGAACTAATACAAGACTTTAtcaacgaaaaaaaaaatgttattgcatgagaaagtgacacctggaAAACTTTCATTCCATAGGTGTATAGTCTTCAAATTATTGTTATAGTTATAGATCTAGATTAGATAGAATAAAATTCTCTCACCTATTTTTGTGTCTTggatttgattgattgaatgcAAGAAAAGCCATGAAAATTTTCTTTCCATATTCACATTTTCTTTGTCAATATTTGTTTAGGCCAGGAGAATGATGATTAACCAAGTGGCATTTCAACATTATTATCCAAGTCTAACCACATGAAGATATGAAAGAGTCCAGATCATGCTTGGCAGGTTTTAAGGTATTGTTACTATGCTATGCTAGCTAGaatatttcttttcttaacCAAGTGATTTATATCAAACATGTTGTGTAGTAGTTTAGATTAAAATTGGTTTTATAAATAATGTGTAAACACTAAAAAGGGTCTTAACTTATACCTGCTCCATTTTGGATTtcactttgatgattttaaagttgcgtgactttgatgattttagCGTATTTAGAggatgaatgaatattgaaatttaactatttaaataaaaaagaatgattgATTAAGAGAGATATATCTTATCTTACCATATTCACATCATTTCTCAGTGTTTGTGTTTTGCTCTTGCATTTGAAACCCTAACGTTTCTTTTGAGTTTCTTGCTGATTCCTCTTTTTTGCTATGGAACTCGAAACTCCTGGTGGCGCTATtgcatcttctttctttgagGCATTGATTGACAAATTGTCTTCTGCTGAAACTATGGACGAGAATCTACATAGTAGGTTGATAACGGCTTTGTTTTCCAtcaatgttgttgctgatgatGCTGAGAAAAAGCAGATCGATAACTTTCATGTGAAAGAATGGCTTCTTGGGGTTAAAGATGGTGTTCTTGATGCTCAGGATCTCGTGGAAGAAATTCACATTCAAGTTTCCAAGTCCAAACAGGAAGTAGCTGAATCTCAGACAAGCTCTACTAGAACCAACCAGCTATTGGGTATGTTAAATGTCTCTCCTAGTTCAATTGACAAGAATATAGTATCTAGGTTGAAAGAGATAGTTCAAAAACTTGAATCGCTTGTGAGCCTGAAAGATGTACTTCTTCTGAATGTTAATCATGGTTTTAATGCTGGGTCACGGATGTTGATATCACCAAGTTTTCCATCTATGAATTCTCCTATGTATGGGAGAAATGATGACCAAACAACTCTCTCTAATTGGGGCACAAGGAGAAGTCGCTACACGCAGTGGAGAAGTCGCGTTGGTCACGGCATCAgatcaaattcatcaattacatcaTCTGGATGAAGAAGACTCTTGGACATTGTTTGCGAAACATGCATTTCATGGCTTTGATGATTCTTATGCTGTCTCCTGGACAAAGAAGACTACCCTCCATGAGAAGGTTGGTAAGAAGGTGGCTGACAAATGCAAAGGATTACCTCTGGCCTTGATAGCCATCGGAAATCTCTTGCGCAGAAACTCATCATTGCAGCATTGGGAGAAGATATCGGAAAGCGATGCATGGGATTTAGCAGAAGGGAACAGAATTGTCCCTGCATTAATGGTAAGCTATCAAAGCCTTCCCACTCACCTAAAGAAATGCTTTGAGTACTGTGCCTTGTTTCCAAAAGGTTATCTTTATGAGAAAGATCAGCTATGTCTATTGTGGATGGCTGAAAATTTGATTCAACGCCCTCGACAACATATGACGAGTATGAAGGAAGTTGCTGAATCTTACTTCAATGATTTGATTTTGAGATCATTTTTCCAGCCATCAACAAAGTATAGAAATTATTTTGTCATGCACGACCTACATCATGACTTGTCAAAGTCTATATTTGGGGAATTTTGTTTCACATGGGAAGGCAGAAAATCAAAGAACATGACAAGCATAACTcgtcatttttcatttttatgtgaTGAAATAGGATCTCCGAAAGGACTGGAGACCTTGTTCGATGCGAAAAAGTTACGCACATTCCTACCGTTGTCTATGACTTGTTTTGAATATCAATGGTTATTGTGCTTTAACTCTAACAAATTACTGCTTTCAGAGCTCTTCTCCAAGTGCAAGAGGCTGCGTGTCTTATCTTTGTGTGGGTGTATGGATATGATTGAGTTACCGGATAACATAGGCAATCTTAAACATCTCCATCACCTCGACCTTTCTCGTACTAAAATAAGTAAACTTCCGGATACATTGTGCTCACTTCATTACTTGCAAACATTGAAGGTCAGGGACTGTCAATTTCTTGAAGAGCTGCCTATGAATTTGCACAAACTCGTGAACTTGTGTTATCTCGATTTTAGTGGAACAAAGGTAACAGTAATGCCAAAGGAAATGGGAAAGCTGAAAAATCTTGAAGTACTGAGTTCTTTTTATGTAGGCAAGGGAAACGATTCTAGTATGATGGACTTATCtgtatatgtttattttgttacataataggaaaagaaaaaaaaattaataaatgttacTCATCGGACCGTCGTTGCAAGGAGTTtgtattttaactaaaaataaatgatatttattcattcaaattgataaagttCGTGGATATAatacaaattcaataaaaataggagaatgctaaccattgtTCTTAGGGCATTGGATAaagggataaaaatagaaatataactctaaaaatggtgaaaagtgataaatttaactttttaaaagtcaaaatgttgttgaaaccaatgcaaatatgctatttttgcattccttaaccattgccctgcAAGAccgataaaaataaaacttatgaatctacgaacaaactcacaacattcatgttaatagcataaaacggcaaagtacaaaagtctacacatatgactatattcaagctTCTGAAATACCCATGTCTACGGATATGCAACAATGACGAcgtcaaaataattgttttgaTCTGCACTAGATTGAAGCTGATCTAACAATCTAAAGGAATAAATACCCAAAcgaaacaaaaaagacaaacaacactgcacaaagacgacgaacaaaacaacgtcgcacaaagacgacaaaataaaatatatgtgaaaatcacttttcaataaaacaaGAGTATATATCGGTAAGACATGGTGATTCAGGTACAACTCAAATTTCTTCTCCTACAGTAACAAGTGATATTGTTTCAGTAAGACAT
Proteins encoded in this window:
- the LOC11439191 gene encoding putative disease resistance RPP13-like protein 1: MTISFEITSKSYLILTISLLQNRLKVALFSINVVADDADQKQVNNSHVKDWLLGVKDGVLDAQDLIEEIIHIQVSKSKQEAAESQTISTVTNQQLGTFNVSPTSIDKNVVSRLKVVVQKLESLVGLKDSLLLLNVNTGFNAGSRMLKSPCFPSMESHMFGRNNDQTTLSNWLKSQDKKLSVISMVGMGGIGKTTLAQHLHNYPMIVESFDVSAWVNVSQDFDVCRIARVILESINGSVIQSTDQSILEKKLKEQLIGKKFFIVLDNVWIQDRMKWRRFKTPFTYGAQGSKILVTTRSGEVASVTASDQIHQLHHLDEEDSWTLFAKHAFHGFDDSYAVSWTKKTTLHEQIGKMVADKCKGLPLALIAIGDLLSIN
- the LOC11441168 gene encoding putative disease resistance RPP13-like protein 1; the encoded protein is MELETPGGAIASSFFEALIDKLSSAETMDENLHSRLITALFSINVVADDAEKKQIDNFHVKEWLLGVKDGVLDAQDLVEEIHIQVSKSKQEVAESQTSSTRTNQLLEMMTKQLSLIGAQGEVATRSGEVALVTASDQIHQLHHLDEEDSWTLFAKHAFHGFDDSYAVSWTKKTTLHEKVGKKVADKCKGLPLALIAIGNLLRRNSSLQHWEKISESDAWDLAEGNRIVPALMVSYQSLPTHLKKCFEYCALFPKGYLYEKDQLCLLWMAENLIQRPRQHMTSMKEVAESYFNDLILRSFFQPSTKYRNYFVMHDLHHDLSKSIFGEFCFTWEGRKSKNMTSITRHFSFLCDEIGSPKGLETLFDAKKLRTFLPLSMTCFEYQWLLCFNSNKLLLSELFSKCKRLRVLSLCGCMDMIELPDNIGNLKHLHHLDLSRTKISKLPDTLCSLHYLQTLKVRDCQFLEELPMNLHKLVNLCYLDFSGTKVTVMPKEMGKLKNLEVLSSFYVGKGNDSSMMDLSVYVYFVT